In Dehalococcoidia bacterium, the genomic window TTATCGATATGGGCATAGTCTGGGCCCTGCCCTGGACCGGGGCTATGCTGGGGGAGATGGGCGCCGAGGTGATACGCATGGAGTCTCTTCAATACGCCCCGCGCATCGTGCGCCACGGCGGCCTGCCCAAGCCGGCCAAGGAGTTCCTGCCCTTCCTCGGCACGCTGGGCAAGGGCTATCCCGACCTCGACCCCGGAGAGAAGCCCTGGAACCGGTATGCCATGTTCAATGCGCTGTACCGCAGCAGGTTGAGCATGACGGCGGACATCACCAGGTCCAAGGGATTGGAAATCTTCTACAAGCTAGTTGCGCTATCCGATGTGTTTATAGAGAACAACGCCCCCGGCGTTATGGAGAAGATGGGCATCACCTGGGAGAAGATACACGAGGTCAATCCCCGTATGATATACGTTCGCTCTTCGGGCTACGGGTTCTCCGGGCCCTATCGCGACTACTCCGGTTTCGGCATGACGCTGGAGTCTGCGGCGGGACACAGCGCGCTCCGCTGGTACGACAACGAGAACATGTTCCATCAGAGCCACTCTTTTCTGGCGGACGCCAGCGCGGGAGCGGCAGCCCTGTTCGCCGTGATGCTGGGCCTGCGCCGACGCCGCAAAACGGGTGAGGGAACCATGGTGGAGATAGGCCTTTCCGAGAACTTCATCAGCCATCTGGCCTACTACGCGATGGACTACGCCATGAACGGGCGTCTGCACGACGCCATCGGCAACCGCGACCTGTGGGCGATTCAGGGATGCTACATGTGCAAAGGTGTCAGACCTGAGCCCGGCTCGGTAAAGACTACCGGTGAGGATCACTGGGTTGCGATAACTATAAATAACAATGAAGAGTGGAACGGCCTGTGCCGCGCCATGGGCAACCCGGCATGGACCGGCGACGCGAAATTCGCCGACCAG contains:
- a CDS encoding CoA transferase, with protein sequence MNTNKLPLEGIRVIDMGIVWALPWTGAMLGEMGAEVIRMESLQYAPRIVRHGGLPKPAKEFLPFLGTLGKGYPDLDPGEKPWNRYAMFNALYRSRLSMTADITRSKGLEIFYKLVALSDVFIENNAPGVMEKMGITWEKIHEVNPRMIYVRSSGYGFSGPYRDYSGFGMTLESAAGHSALRWYDNENMFHQSHSFLADASAGAAALFAVMLGLRRRRKTGEGTMVEIGLSENFISHLAYYAMDYAMNGRLHDAIGNRDLWAIQGCYMCKGVRPEPGSVKTTGEDHWVAITINNNEEWNGLCRAMGNPAWTGDAKFADQLSRMKNHDELDKLIEEWTSRHDKHEVMRLLQKEGVPAGAVLNSQDVLNDPHLKERGWAVELEHPEAGTHKYAGPVWKMSKTPGRVFPAPCLGQHNEYVYKKILGVSDEEYQQLVEEQHVGDSLIGV